The proteins below are encoded in one region of Aspergillus nidulans FGSC A4 chromosome III:
- a CDS encoding uncharacterized protein (transcript_id=CADANIAT00005751): MNLVGSSAHKYGMLEIQSYYDSQCAIDETSICSFPVWPEKTRHIWSNVFKIFYDLPPILDNDGYNSILENCQALAELAEELQSAEVVCPAINKTLLGFDQQLYRVIAQNPIDWVTLAVRIQSAPIFQESMVHLVGKWSLIKESDRELLPQNIRTLCNQKIHDLNAIKKTIELRIVNSLPRPRSDSPQYRETSNYFGWMALTFYQQWLCESFAEGRNHHAPDGGAAFYRAIAAGGDFYLNKLDQDISQFSASFGANAGSNKGLRELEKDLNELKKGMKGLVSDLLVSHAKYDSAILGELPYLTCCNVSEEEMPPAKATFGVEIGSQVQEFRNTLAFLPSNSDTHTFFPSAPVPNMGVASAGAMVGFNNNLANNYPLNPGLQNDNPNMFTFNAFNQQSTDTTLMWDNTVGFSSPSLNNGGPLPSISEITDTNSIYQAQTQSQTQFDDGTDLGGSLNMFDVPLLTDGGGYAQHGNDGSMAFL; encoded by the exons ATGAATTTAGTTGGTTCGTCTGCTCATAAATATGGAATGCTGGAGATTCAG AGCTATTACGATTCCCAGTGCGCGATTGACGAGACAAGCATTTGTTCCTTTCCCGTATGGCCAGAGAAGACCCGCCATATCTGGTCAAATGTGTTTAAAATCTTCTACGATCTGCCCCCGATTTTAGACAACGATGGCTACAATTCAATACTAGAAAACTGTCAGGCACTGGccgagctggcggaagaATTGCAATCCGCTGAGGTTGTCTGTCCCGCTATCAACAAAACCCTCCTCGGCTTTGACCAGCAGCTGTATCGGGTTATCGCGCAAAATCCCATTGACTGGGTCACGCTGGCGGTCCGTATCCAGTCCGCACCTATCTTTCAGGAGTCCATGGTTCATTTAGTAGGTAAATGGAGTCTCATTAAGGAAAGTGACCGCGAATTACTACCTCAGAACATCCGCACATTATGCAATCAGAAGATCCATGATCTAAACGCCATCAAGAAGACCATCGAGTTACGGATCGTGAACAGCTTGCCTCGTCCACGCTCGGACAGCCCTCAATACCGAGAAACAAGCAACTACTTTGGGTGGATGGCGCTGACTTTCTACCAGCAATGGCTTTGTGAGTCCTTTGCAGAAGGCCGCAACCACCATGCGCCAGATGGAGGAGCGGCATTCTACCGCGCAATCGCGGCGGGGGGCGACTTTTATTTAAACAAGCTTGATCAGGACATTTCCCAGTTCTCCGCGTCTTTCGGAGCCAATGCTGGCAGCAACAAGGGTTTAAGAGAACTGGAGAAAGATCTCAACGAGTTGAAGAAAGGCATGAAAGGCCTAGTCAGTGACTTGCTTGTCAGTCACGCTAAATATGATTCCGCCATTCTGGGAGAGCTTCCATACCTGACTTGCTGTAATGtcagcgaggaagaaatgCCACCGGCTAAAGCGACCTTCGGAGTTGAGATAGGATCACAAGTTCAAGAGTTCAGGAATACTCTGGCGTTTCTTCCTAGCAATAGCGATACTCAcaccttcttcccttctgcGCCGGTACCTAACATGGGCGTGGCAAGCGCCGGCGCCATGGTAGGTTTCAATAACAACCTCGCCAATAACTACCCGCTGAATCCCGGATTGCAAAACGATAACCCTAATATGTTCACTTTCAACGCGTTCAACCAACAATCTACGGATACCACTCTGATGTGGGACAACACAGTGGGCttctcatcaccgtcccTTAACAACGGGGGGCCCCTACCATCAATATCTGAAATTACTGACACCAACAGCATTTACCAGGCGCAAACACAGTCGCAGACGCAGTTTGACGATGGCACCGACTTAGGAGGCAGTCTGAATATGTTCGATGTTCCTCTACTGACTGATGGCGGAGGATACGCGCAGCATGGTAACGACGGAAGTATGGCATTTCTCTGA
- a CDS encoding uncharacterized protein (transcript_id=CADANIAT00005743), with protein MSDDEDDYYEYDEFEDDGIFWVEEADPTAADDLAAAATYDSSFPDDPSLETADLYSDWEEISDDYYDDDPTVVRRLRAIGAWPIDQPTHINAPSSKRRKGAATLAADLTSFQGVAWKHPQDETDVVEIYAPGDGEKVSLLKNWREVFRDAKPAIGRLRGRIPPSKTLDVVSSEQSESDLDVPSLVEDNIEDEMGSLDAAEALPANMLPTRIHSQVVIETPSRESSVHSKKGKLEELKNILEPVIEDQGTTTNGAATEYPAEEAKEPTATAPQRGRKRKASISVDDQLDQSGNNTGAERQTRAKRAATTKFSQNKTLLTAEPAPASSAPVRRSARHKK; from the exons ATgtccgatgacgaggatgattaCTATGAGTATGATGAGTTCGAAGATGATGGGATTTTCTGGGTCGAGGAAGCAGACCCAACTGCCGCT GATGACCTAGCAGCAGCTGCTACGTACGATTCTTCATTTCCTGACGATCCGTCCCTCGAAACCGCAGACCTATACAGTGACTGGGAGGAGATTTCTGATGATTACTATGATGACGACCCCACCGTCGTTAGGAGACTTCGCGCCATAGGTGCATGGCCGATCGACCAGCCAACCCATATCAACGCGCCCTCCTCCAAACGCAGGAAAGGAGCGGCTACTCTCGCAGCGGACTTAACCTCATTCCAAGGTGTCGCATGGAAACATCCCCAGGATGAGACGGACGTGGTCGAGATTTACGCCCCCGGAGACGGGGAAAAGGTGTCCTTATTGAAAAACTGGAGGGAAGTATTCAGGGACGCCAAGCCAGCAATTGGACGCCTCCGCGGACGGATTCCGCCTTCGAAGACATTAGACGTCGTTTCGTCGGAGCAAAGCGAGTCTGATCTTGACGTTCCATCGTTGGTTGAGGATAAtatcgaagatgagatgGGTTCTTTGGACGCTGCGGAGGCACTACCAGCGAATATGTTACCCACTCGAATCCATTCCCAAGTGGTTATTGAAACTCCTTCGCGGGAATCGTCTGTTCATTCGAAGAAAGGCAAGCTTGAGGAGTTGAAAAATATCCTGGAGCCGGTGATAGAGGATCAAGGGACAACAACCAATGGTGCTGCTACCGAGTATCCGGCCGAGGAGGCCAAAGAGCCTACGGCCACTGCACCGCAAAGGGGACGCAAACGGAAGGCTTCGATCTCGGTAGACGATCAACTGGACCAGTCCGGGAACAACACGGGGGCTGAAAGGCAGACTAGAGCGAAGCGAGCAGCGACGACAAAATTTTCCCAGAACAAAACACTACTAACTGCAGAACCGGCCCCGGCCTCGTCGGCCCCTGTCCGCCGATCAGCAAGGCACAAGAAATAA
- a CDS encoding putative RAS small monomeric GTPase (Rsr1) (transcript_id=CADANIAT00005747): protein MRPQREYHIVVLGAGGVGKSCLTAQFVQNVWIESYDPTIEDSYRKHIEVDGRQCILEILDTAGTEQFSQGFLLVFSITSMSSLNELAELREQIVRIKDDENVPIVIVGNKSDLEEDRAVPRARAFSLSQSWGSAPYYETSARRRANVNEVFIDLCRQIIRKDAQGRSEDYELAPRKRENTSRQERKRGKRREPKRKGPCVIL, encoded by the exons ATGCGGCCGCA ACGAGAATACCACATTGTCGTGTTAGGCGCTG GAGGAGTGGGTAAAAGCTGTCTTACCG CGCAATTCGTTCAGAATGTTTGGATCGAAAGTTATGACCCGACAATTGAGGATTCTTATCGCAAACATATCGAAGTCGAC GGCCGACAATGTATATTAGAAAT TCTTGACACAGCGGGTACAGAACAGTTCA GCCAAGGGTTCTTGCTAGTCTTCTCCATCACGAGCATGTCTTCTCTTAACGAGCTAGCTGAATTACGAGAACAGATCGTCCGTatcaaggatgatgagaacgTCCCCATTGTTATCGTTGGGAACAAATCGGACTTGGAAGAGGACCGCGCGGTACCCCGTGCTCGCGCATTTTCTCTATCCCAGAGCTGGGGCAGCGCTCCGTATTACGAGACTTCGGCTCGTCGACGAGCCAACGTCAACGAGGTCTTTATCGACCTCTGTCGGCAGATCATTCGAAAGGATGCACAGGGAAGATCAGAGGACTACGAACTTGCGCCGCGCAAGCGTGAGAATACAAGCCGACAGGAAAGAAAGCGAGGAAAACGGCGAGAACCCAAACGAAAGGGGCCTTGCGTGATTCTATGA
- a CDS encoding protein ivdA (transcript_id=CADANIAT00005744), with protein sequence MATIRLPLLIRRSLPTRAPARFTRPLIPCVRTLATTKHPRGFVPPTEDDLLELRESVQEFTKREIPEEVAARTDAQNEFPAEMWKKLGNAGFLGVTADEEYGGLGMGYQAHCVVMEEISRASGSIALSYAAHSQLCVNQLSLNGTPEQKARFLPGLLSGEKIGALAMSEHSAGSDVVSMKTSAKEVDGGWVLNGTKMWITNGPDADYIVVYAKTEPEKGSKGITAFVVEKTFKGFSCARKLDKLGMRGSNTGELIFEDVFVPRENLLGEVNRGVKVLMEGLDLERLVLSAGPLGIMQAALDLVLPYTHVRKQFGAPIAHNQLIQGKLADMHTKLAASRAYTYATARHIDSHASLGSAAIRTQDCAGAILYAAERATECALDAIQLMGGNGYINEIPAGRLLRDAKLYEIGAGTSEIRRMVIGRAFNKEYAQ encoded by the exons ATGGCAACCATACGCCTACCACTCCTAATCCGCCGCTCCCTTCCAACCAGGGCACCTGCGAGATTCACTAGACCCTTAATACCGTGCGTACGAACGTTGGCAACAACAAAGCACCCAAGGGGATTCGTGCCTCCGACCGAAGATGATTTGCTGGAGCTACGAGAGAGCGTTCAGGAATTTACAA AACGTGAGATTCCTGAGGAAGTCGCGGCGCGAACAGATGCTCAAAATGAATTCCCTGCTGAGATGTGGAAGAAACTGGGCAATGCTGG CTTCCTTGGTGTCACCGCGGATGAAGAGTACGGAGGGCTTGGAATGGGCTACCAAGCCCATTGCGTTGTTATGGAGGAGATTAGCCGTGCTTCAG GTAGCATTGCCCTTTCGTACGCAGCACACTCACAGCTATGCGTGAACCAACTCTCCTTAAACGGCACGCCAGAGCAGAAAGCGCGTTTTCTTCCTGGCCTTCTATCAGGCGAGAAGATCGGTGCGTTGGCTATGTCCGAGCACTCGGCCGGTTCCGACGTCGTCAGTATGAAGACAAGCGCCAAAGAAGTCGATGGCGGCTGGGTTCTTAACGGGACCAAGATGTGGATTACAAAT GGCCCTGACGCAGATTACATTGTCGTCTATGCCAAAACCGAGCCCGAGAAAGGTTCCAAGGGGATAACAGCGTTCGTTGTAGAGAAGACATTCAAGGGCTTTTCATGCGCCCGCAAATTGGATAAACTGGGGATGCGGGGCTCAAATACCGGAGAGctcatcttcgaggacgTCTTCGTGCCAAGAGAGAACTTGCTAGGCGAAGTAAACCGCGGCGTCAAGGTCCTGATGGAGGGTCTTGATTTGGAGCGGCTTGTTCTCAGTGCTGGTCCGCTTGG GATCATGCAAGCCGCCCTTGATCTCGTTCTCCCGTACACCCACGTTCGCAAACAATTCGGAGCCCCAATTGCTCATAACCAGCTCATCCAGGGGAAGCTCGCGGATATGCATACCAAGCTTGCTGCGTCCCGCGCCTATACCTACGCGACGGCCCGCCACATCGACAGCCATGCCTCCCTGGGATCAGCAGCCATTCGCACTCAGGACTGCGCCGGTGCGATTCTCTACGCAGCCGAGAGGGCTACCGAATGTGCTCTGGATGCGATCCAGCTCATGGGCGGGAACGGATATATCAACGAGATCCCTGCAGGGAGGCTACTCCGGGATGCAAAGTTGTATGAGATTGGAGCCGGGACGAGCGAGATTAGACGCATGGTGATTGGGCGTGCTTTTAACAAGGAGTATGCTCAATGA
- a CDS encoding dolichyl-diphosphooligosaccharide-protein glycotransferase subunit beta (transcript_id=CADANIAT00005749), giving the protein MRWCSSLLLFGFLAAVNALSSSGSRLLVVLEDATEKGLYSTLWGDLEGRGYNLIFESPKNEQLSLFELGERAYDHVLLLPPKSKGFGPSLSPKNLVDFLNSEGNILLALSGKSTTPSAVSSLLLEFDLHLSTDRSSITVDHFNYDTLSASEKHDVLLLERPGKLRYDTKEFFSGEGVVAVPSASPHTLGDNSLLAPILRAPATAYSYNPKEDTGSVEDVFATGSQLALVSAMQARNSARFTVLGSVETLQDKWFSATVKAPGGEEVQTVNREFAKQLTAWTFKETGVLKVGKIEHHLAKDDLTAEDLNPSIYRIKNETVFSIEISEYNYDGYVPFEVPVNDNIQLEFTMLSPFHRLNLQQSATTPNSTIFSTRFTVPDQHGIFSFRVNYKRPFLTNIEEKHEVTVRHFAHNEYPRSWKITGGWVWIAGLWSVIVGFLAFVVVWLYSEPATAEKAKTKKTQ; this is encoded by the exons atgcGGTGGTGTTCGTCTCTCTTGCTGTTCGGCTTCTTGGCCGCTGTCAATGCATTGAGCAGTTCGGGGAGTCGATTGCTTGTGGTTTTGGAGGATGCCACAGAGAAGGGGCTATATTCAACGCTATGGGGGGATCTGGAAG GTCGCGGGTATAACCTCATCTTCGAATCGCCTAAGAATGAACAGCTTTCATTGTtcgagcttggagagagAGCTTACGACCAcgtcctccttcttcctcccaaaTCGAAAG GTTTTGGACCCTCCTTAAGCCCTAAGAACCTCGTCGACTTCCTCAATAGCGAAGGCAACATCCTCCTTGCACTTTCCGGAAAGTCCACTACGCCCAGCGCCGTtagctctcttctcttggaGTTTGACCTCCACCTATCTACCGATCGTTCTTCCATCACCGTCGATCACTTCAACTATGATACCCTCTCTGCTTCAGAAAAGCAcgatgtccttcttctcgaGCGCCCCGGCAAGCTCAGATATGACACCAAGGAGTTCTTCTCCGGCGAGGGTGTTGTTGCCGTTCCAAGCGCCAGTCCTCACACCCTTGGTGACAACTCGCTTCTCGCACCTATTCTGCGCGCGCCCGCCACGGCTTACAGCTACAACCCAAAGGAGGACACCGGCTCGGTTGAAGACGTCTTTGCGACTGGCTCGCAGCTGGCCCTAGTGTCAGCCATGCAGGCCAGAAATTCTGCCCGCTTTACTGTGCTTGGTTCCGTGGAGACTCTGCAGGACAAATGGTTCTCTGCTACCGTTAAAGCACCCGGTGGTGAAGAGGTCCAAACTGTCAACCGGGAATTCGCCAAGCAATTGACCGCGTGGACATTTAAGGAGACCGGTGTTCTCAAGGTCGGAAAGATTGAGCATCACCTGGCGAAGGATGACCTCACAGCCGAAGATCTGAATCCTAGCATCTACCGAATCAAGAACGAGACC GTCTTCTCCATCGAAATTTCCGAATATAACTACGATGGCTATGTACCCTTCGAGGTTCCCGTCAACGACAACATCCAGCTCGAATTCACCATGCTATCCCCATTCCACCGTCTTAACCTACAACAGTCTGCAACAACACCAAATAGCaccatcttcagcacccgGTTCACTGTTCCTGACCAGCatggcatcttctccttccgcGTCAACTATAAACGGCCCTTCCTTACCAACATCGAGGAGAAGCACGAGGTCACGGTCCGCCACTTTGCGCACAACGAGTATCCGCGCAGCTGGAAGATCACCGGCGGCTGGGTCTGGATCGCTGGCCTTTGGTCTGTTATCGTGggattcctggcctttgtAGTTGTTTGGCTTTATTCGGAGCCCGCGACGGCGGAGAAGGCAAAGACTAAGAAAACGCAGTAA
- a CDS encoding putative chitosanase (transcript_id=CADANIAT00005746), protein MFFEIAKTLTLALAITAPVIAKKVHPSAFAASKAIDVAAISSASEKVKQVPAHATYPMSIKDFKDKSTIHSDWASFAEGAAFVFRADMDTDCDGVNYKCDGNVDGGPLTNWGALSAFEVPYIVIPQAFLEANPTAIPGQNVAAVICNNKMFYAVLGDTNGNNPQVTGEASWLLARSCFPENNLNGNRGHDKADVIYILFTGPEAVFPPSAINEHYITDFSKLRSMGNRLTASLMKNLGIKPLGASGLSPPKDDNLHAGNHDDIPILPDIPQENGDVPNDNQGSTDTGSDDNDDIDSAASGGATPEILALFVAVLVMVIYV, encoded by the coding sequence ATGTTTTTCGAAATCGCCAAGACTCTCACCCTCGCACTCGCCATTACAGCGCCTGTTATTGCAAAGAAGGTGCATCCCTCCGCCTTTGCAGCATCTAAGGCCATTGATGTTGCCGCAATATCGTCTGCGTCTGAAAAAGTTAAGCAAGTTCCAGCACACGCCACTTATCCTATGTCAATCAAGGATTTCAAGGATAAATCGACGATCCACAGTGACTGGGCATCTTTCGCAGAAGGAGCTGCATTTGTATTCAGAGCCGACATGGATACCGACTGTGACGGTGTGAACTACAAATGTGACGGCAACGTCGATGGCGGGCCCTTAACCAACTGGGGTGCGCTTTCTGCCTTTGAAGTCCCCTATATTGTCATCCCCCAAGCATTCCTAGAAGCCAACCCGACGGCTATTCCCGGTCAAAACGTTGCTGCTGTGATCTGCAATAACAAAATGTTCTACGCCGTCCTTGGGGACACAAACGGCAACAACCCGCAAGTGACGGGTGAGGCATCCTGGCTCCTTGCCCGTTCTTGCTTCCCTGAGAACAACCTTAATGGTAACAGGGGTCACGACAAAGCCGACGTAATCTACATCCTGTTTACTGGCCCAGAGGCtgtctttcctccttccgcCATTAATGAACACTACATCACCGATTTTAGTAAGCTCCGGTCGATGGGCAACCGCCTCACAGCTTCCCTCATGAAAAACCTGGGCATTAAACCCCTCGGCGCCTCAGGTTTGTCACCGCCAAAGGACGACAATCTTCATGCTGGAAATCACGACGACATTCCCATTCTCCCCGACATTCCCCAAGAGAATGGCGACGTTCCCAACGACAACCAGGGCAGCACCGATACCGGGTCCGATGACAACGACGATATTGACTCTGCTGCATCAGGTGGTGCAACTCCGGAAATTTTGGCACTGTTTGTTGCAGTGTTGGTGATGGTCATTTATGTATGA
- a CDS encoding sterol esterase (transcript_id=CADANIAT00005748), whose product MARVPFIGRLFWFEYLTLFGSLILVLLEWIIHIITFCLPELIINFCYERSKTIFNLVITPERPEKQGRRKRRASAVAHASDFAEICSIYGYEAEEHIVQTGDGYLLGLHRLPHRKGEESQTVNQGEGSTKKKVVYLHHGLMMCSEVWVCLTDEERCLPFQLVERGYDVWLGNNRGNKYSKKSTRHSPLSNEFWDFSIDQFAFHDIPDSINYILDLTGQPSLSYIGFSQGTAQAFATLSIHPQLNQKIDVFVALAPAMAPARISNPVVDSLMKASPNFLFLLFGRRSILSSTTMWQTILYPPIFMRIIDTSLSFLFNWKCKNISHDQKLAGYLHLFSFTSTKSVVHWFQIIRNRNFQFYDDEIYAPFSIVASERFYKPVKYPTKNIKTPIVLLYGGSDSLVDIDVMQKELPRGTTAKIITKYEHLDFLWASDVSELVFGHVFEALDRYGPTKRLPDGSVNGLINGA is encoded by the exons ATGGCCCGCGTTCCATTTATTGGACGACTTTTCTGGTTTGAATACCTTACTTTGTTCGGGTCGTTGATTCTGGTGCTTCTGGAATGGATCATTCATATCATTACCTTCTGTCTTC CTGAGCTAATCATCAACTTTTGCTATGAGCGGTCGAAGACTATCTTCAACTTGGTCATAACCCCtgagagaccagagaagcaGGGGAGGAGGAAACGGCGTGCAAGTGCCGTTGCCCACGCCTCTGATTTCGCGGAAATATGCTCCATTTATGGTTATGAGGCGGAGGAGCACATCGTTCAAACTGGAGACGGATATCTGCTGGGTCTCCACCGACTACCGCATCGCAAAGGCGAGGAGTCTCAAACTGTCAACCAAGGCGAAGGGAGCACAAAGAAGAAAGTCGTATATCTCCACCATGGCTTGATGATGTGCAGCGAGGTTTGGGTCTGCTTGACTGATGAGGAGCGCTGTCTTCCTTTTCAGTTAGTGGAAAGAGGGTACGACGTCTGGTTGGGAAACAACCGGGGGAATAAATATTCCAAGAAGTCTACCAGACATTCTCCGCTATCAAACGAATTCTGGGACTTTTCCATTGACCAGTTCGCTTTTCACGATATTCCGGACAGCATCAATTACATTCTTGATCTGACAGGGCAGCCCTCTTTGTCATATATCGGCTTTTCTCAGGGAACGGCTCAAGCCTTCGCAACTCTTTCGATTCACCCCCAGTTGAACCAGAAAATTGACGTCTTCGTTGCCCTTGCACCTGCAATGGCCCCCGCGCGCATCTCCAATCCTGTCGTTGATTCCCTTATGAAAGCTTCGCCAAACTTCCTGTTTTTACTCTTCGGCCGACGCAGTATTCTTAGCTCAACCACAATGTGGCAGACCATCCTTTACCCGCCAATATTCATGCGGATTATTGACACgtcgctctccttcctcttcaattGGAAGTGCAAGAATATCAGCCATGATCAAAAGTTGGCAGGTTATCTCCACCTCTTCTCATTCACTAGTACCAAGTCTGTGGTACACTGGTTTCAGATAATCCGCAATAGGAACTTCCAGTTCTACGATGACGAGATATATGCACCATTCAGCATCGTGGCAAGTGAGCGATTCTACAAGCCAGTCAAGTATCCCACGAAGAATATCAAAACGCCAATTGTCTTGTTGTACGGCGGCAGCGATAGCcttgtcgatatcgatgTGATGCAGAAAGAACTTCCGCGTGGAACAACGGCCAAGATAATTACGAAGTACGAGCACTTGGATTTTCTCTGGGCCAGTGATGTGTCCGAGTTGGTTTTTGGCCATGTGTTCGAAGCTCTGGATCGATATGGCCCCACAAAAAGGCTTCCGGATGGGAGTGTTAATGGGCTTATCAATGGCGCCTGA
- a CDS encoding protein mccB (transcript_id=CADANIAT00005745), with product MRVSVPLHSIRRSCNSSIANAATRLTPQRLYLSYGRRSSIVQAHPRTQARPIASYTHPHHASAISVLSTAVDTSSPDFRENERQMQEVLNRMNSLHSTISQGGPQKAKDKHVARGKMLPRDRVSALIDPGTSFLELSQLAGHEVYPGEDVPAGGIITGIGTVEGVTCMIVANDSTVKGGTYYPVTVKKHLRAQAIAQENKLPCIYLVDSGGANLPHQADVFPDKEHFGRIFFNQARMSSQGIPQISVVMGPCTAGGAYVPAMSDETIIVENQGTIFLAGPPLVKAATGEVVSAEDLGGGQLHSTISGVTDYLAVDDAHAIVLARRSISNLNYPKAKQPLESNDDIKEPLYDPAELNGIVGTNLRRQIPVHEVIARIVDGSEFAEFKRDYGTTLVTGFARIHGHRVGIVANNGILFSESSLKGAHFIELCAQRNIPLVFLQNISGFMVGADAEKGGIAKNGAKLVTAVACADVPKFTVVFGSSAGAGNYGMCGRAYSPRFLFMWPNAKIGVMGSEQLSSVMEAVGRTADPELKARIDRESEATFSSARLWDDGIIPPAHTRHVLGLSLAAALGGKSDKDVQTKFGVFRM from the exons ATGCGTGTTTCGGTTCCACTCCACTCCATACGGAGGAGTTGCAATTCCTCAATAGCCAACGCTGCTACAAGATTAACACCTCAACGACTTTACCTTTCATATGGCCGCAGGTCCTCCATAGTACAGGCACATCCTCGTACTCAAGCCCGGCCAATTGCGAGCTATACCCACCCGCATCATGCCTCAGCCATTTCCGTCCTCTCCACAGCGGTCGATACGTCGTCGCCAGATTTTAGGGAGAACGAACGACAAATGCAAGAAGTACTAAACCGCATGAACTCGCTTCATAGTACCATATCTCAGGGTGGTCCGCAGAAAGCAAAGGATAAGCACGTTGCTCGTGGGAAGATGCTTCCTCGAGACCGCGTCTCAGCCCTCATCGACCCGGGCACGTCTTTTCTGGAGCTTTCTCAATTAGCGGGTCATGAAGTGTACCCGGGAGAAGATGTTCCCGCGGGAGGCATCATTACTGGAATCGGAACGGTTGAAGGGGTAACTTGCATGATTGTGGCGAACGACAGCACCGTCAAGGGTGGCACTTACTACCCAGTTACTGTGAAGAAGCATCTTCGCGCGCAAGCTATAGCCCAAGAGAACAAGCTTCCATGTATCTATCTGGTGGATTCGGGGGGTGCAAACCTTCCACACCAAGCTGACGTCTTTCCGGACAAGGAGCACTTTGGCCGCATATTCTTTAACCAAGCGCGAATGAGCTCGCAGGGTATCCCGCAAATCTCGGTCGTTATGGGACCATGTACCGCCGGAGGTGCCTATGTGCCTGCTATGAGTGACGAGACCATTATTGTTGAGAATCAAGGCACTATCTTCCTCGCAGGGCCTCCCCTTGTCAAGGCTGCTACTGGCGAGGTTGTTTCAGCCGAAGACTTAGGAGGCGGTCAACTCCACAGCACAATCTCAGGTGTGACGGACTATTTAGCTGTTGATGATGCCCATGCCATTGTCCTCGCCCGccgctccatctccaacctGAACTACCCCAAAGCCAAGCAGCCCCTAGAGAGCAACGATGATATCAAGGAGCCCCTCTATGATCCAGCCGAACTGAACGGTATTGTTGGCACGAATCTCCGCCGCCAGATCCCCGTTCATGAAGTCATTGCCCGCATTGTCGACGGCAGCGAGTTCGCCGAATTCAAGCGCGACTACGGCACAACCCTAGTTACCGGCTTCGCCCGCATTCATGGACATCGTGTTGGCATTGTTGCCAATAATGGcattcttttctctgagTCTTCCCTTAAAGGCGCACACTTCATCGAGCTCTGTGCCCAGCGCAATATTCCGCTCGTTTTCCTCCAGAATATCTCTGGTTTCATGGTTGGCGCAGATGCAGAAAAGGGCGGTATTGCGAAGAACGGCGCGAAGCTCGTGACCGCCGTTGCTTGTGCCGATGTACCGAAGTTTACCGTGGTGTTTGGATCTagtgctggtgctggaaaCTATGGCATGTG CGGCCGCGCATACTCCCCCCGCTTCCTCTTCATGTGGCCCAACGCTAAAATCGGCGTCATGGGATCCGAGCAGCTTTCCTCCGTGATGGAAGCTGTAGGGAGAACCGCAGACCCTGAGCTTAAGGCCAGGATTGACCGCGAATCCGAGGcaaccttctcctctgcGCGACTCTGGGATGACGGTATCATCCCTCCTGCGCACACCCGGCATGTGCTGGGATTGAGTCTGGCGGCTGCATTGGGAGGTAAGAGCGATAAAGATGTACAGACGAAATTCGGTGTTTTCCGGATGTAG
- a CDS encoding NADH:ubiquinone oxidoreductase subunit NDUFA3 (transcript_id=CADANIAT00005750), whose translation MSTPQFWSTPLRYLRWASHEKPAIFYSLIVGATGPVMLVALPPIRRFFGDVDPEPIPLTYPIPQGPRVIPQGYDDE comes from the exons ATGTCTACCCCCCAGTTCTGGTCCACCCCGCTTCGCTATCTGCGCTGGGCGTCCCACGAGAAGCCCGCCATCTTCTACTCCCTCATTGTTGGCGCTACCGGCCCGGTCATGCTTGTTGCCCTGCCTCCTATCCGACGATTCTTCGGTGACGTTGACCCGGAGCCCATTCCCCTCACATACCCAA TTCCTCAAGGACCCCGAGTTATTCCGCAGGGATACGACGACGAATAA